A stretch of DNA from Triticum dicoccoides isolate Atlit2015 ecotype Zavitan chromosome 2A, WEW_v2.0, whole genome shotgun sequence:
TTCATATTACTCACGAGTTAACAACAACTATACCTTTGGTAAAAGCAAGTTCGTACGTCACTACCAATCACTTGTGGAAAGCTAATCGAAGCAAGTCTTGCACTGCGTGGGTCGAGCAAGCTGAGGGTCTGTTTGATTTCAAATAAGTcatcaacttataagtcgaaaaatgAAAAAAGTGatttattttgccaaacagaccgaACTTATaaatcaccccaacttataagtcataagttgctccaccccagcttaaaacttataagtcacccattTTTGCGTGGGTCACATcatttttatataaaaaaacaaAATGAGAAGGTGTGGTCGGGTGACTTACAAGTCAGGTGACAATCAAACAGGCATGATTTATAATTTACTGGTTTTAAATCACCTGACTTATTGAAACCAAACAGGCCCTGAACGGCCGAGGGGAGAAAAATATCACAAATTCACACGTCAGATTGGCTGAGCGCGTGCGTCCGtatgttctttttcttttgtgtacgTCTCTCTCGCCACCCATCGCTGAGTCAGAGCCACCAGGAGATGATGCACCATGGCTGCTTGGCGCACTCGTTGGTGTCGGCATACGACGAGCAATGATGTGCCGCGTCACCACTCACCATCAAGTAGCCCGTGCGTGACTCACCGAGTACGCAGCAAGAGATATCGTGCACGTCCTCTCTTTTCTTCGGAAGCCTCCAATACGTTGCTCGTACTCCACACTCCGCAGCCGAGGTTGGCTGTGTCCGGCTCTCCATCAGCAGTCGACCGCGAATACTTCCAAGAGATCGCCGTGCGTGCCAGTGATTTGTACTCCAATATTTTCACTCTTCTCCCGGAGAAAGAGAAAGATGTCGACCGTCTCCCGATGTTCGCGTACTCCGATGATTACTACTCGAGGAAGGAAGCTGTAAAAACAAACTGCGCGCAGATCTCGAGAAAAGCTGCACCCCGGGACgaagcctgcctgcctgcctcgccGGCAGAAAACAACGGTGGACTGCGAGGTGAGTGCCAACGGAATCCTTGAGTTGATCCTTTCAACGCTCAACCGCAACTGCAACTGGCTGGCAGCATCCTCCAGCCTGAAGTTTTTAAGACTGCAAATGGCTGCACGCATCGCTTGCAGCTGCCGCAAGCTGGTGCACGCGCTTCAGCGGCGCACGGGCATGAGCGTATACAGTATCTGCAAGTGTGTGCGCCAGTCCACTCTCCACAAGTTGCTGCTGTGGCGTGCATGCACGCTCACACGCCTCCCTCAACATTCCCTCCCGTATGATGAGTTGATGACACTAACTTAAAGAGGGGACCTTgagattttgtttttttcttattttcttttcttcATCTCCTGTCTGATAGTATAAACAAAATAACACACAGTACACTGCACGATAGGCATTTATGTCTATTATTGGCGCAGGCTAACCATGTGGGGGCACCTGTCTCGTATGTTGGCAAAAAGCCTGGCGCGCTAACAATCAGCACTAAGCATTAGCGCTATTTTAAGCAAAGCTCTGCCTAATCTtatactcacacacaagtacagccGGAATATATTGGTGCCCAAGTTTCCGACTAGATGCACGACGGAGTCTACTGCAATGCTTATAGACGCGAATACTAAAAGGCGGGGCATGTATCATGTTTTGGTATGATAAGGTGCCAGTCTAGTAGAAGCTGACAGTTCACAAATCGGCTATAGAATGACAAGCTGTCACATTACAAAACACTCCTAGAATTTACTAACTTTTCTATAGCTTGCTAATTGTAGCATTTTTGAGAGTTTTCAAGTACAGCTACATTTCCACTCTTCAGAAAATAGCACAATTTTTATGTTTTGCAGGAAGAAAATAGCACAACTTGCATCAACAGTGACCTTCAAGAGCGATGTCTCCTGGTCGACCTCGCCCGGAAATAGCACGATGATTGCCCGTCGTTTTCCTCCCGGGACGGCCGTCCGACGCGCGATAAGATATTTGCCCGACGCACCATATATACCTGAGCCTCCCACTCTTTTCTCCACCCAACTCGCTCGCTCCCCTCAATTCTTCCCTCTCCCGCAGCACCAAAAGAAGCATTTTTGCTCGAAAGCCACCTGCACACACGTACCATGGCGGCATCAGCGGCCTGCTCCTTCTTCTTCGACGCCGAGCAGCTCGGCGAGCCCGGCATGCCGGCGATGGACGCGTGTGCGCTCTGCGCCAAGCCGCTGGCGCGCGACAGCGACGTCTTCATGTACAGAGGGGACACACCCTACTGTAGCGAGGAGTGCCGCCACGAGGAGATGCACCTCGACGCCGTCTGCGCCAGGCAGGCCGCCCGGAGGCTGCAGAGGTTCTCGGCGGAGACGGAATCCCACCGTGGGCAGCGGCACTCCAGGAAGAAGGTGTCCGTCGCAAGCTAACTGGCCGGAGCGCGTGGGCGAGGAAAGTGTTGTTTGAATCGACAAGATCGGAATTCTGAAGAAACAACATCTGTATTCTGAAGAACCATCGATGTCTCCGTCTCTCCGGCTGGTGCTCTAGCCTAGCCACTAGCTACGGAGGCAAGGCAAGGCAGCATCATCAGGCGGCACCAAGCATAGGTGTCTGTAGCCTCCCATATCTTTCCATCGCAAGCTGATTAAGCTGCGCGGATGGTGGGAAATCTGTACTTGTTCTCGGCCGGTCTGCGCTGTGCCCATGAATTTGATTTGGTTCGAACCGGAATAGAAAAGGCCATGGATCTGAAGAAAGCAATCAAACATGATTCACATTTTGTTTTAACTTCTATTCGGGTCGCTCTTCAGCGCCCTCTTGTTTTGTTTCGCTTAATGATTGAATGCTGTTTGGTTTTGGGTACCACATGTTAGGGACACTGTGCAACAGCACTGTCACTGTAAAAACAACATGGCAATCGACCTACAAATTATCTTGCCTCTAATTGTTGTTATGCTTTTTGGATTTATAGCGTCTCTAATGTTGCTAGTGATATGCCAATATGATTTCGGCCGGGATTTTATCCATATAATTTTAGTCTGTTCGTTTACTCATTTCATTCCGTGTGTAGCCTATATATGAAAAtattcaaaacatcttatatttgtgaatggggGAAGTGATTGTGTGTAAGTGAATTGGCCGGTTTGGTGCTTCTACCTTGAGCTTCCCACATGGGTGAACCTTACAGTTTTACTATATCTCAAGGATATTTCCCGAAAATTTCTACCATTGTGATTTTTCTTCCTTTGGAATATATGTCAAACTTACCCAATTTGGGAGCAATAATTAATCACAATTTCAATTTTAAGATTGAGAACGATCTTGTCATGCCTAGGCTAAACGTCAAACATTTTCATGGCGATCTGTCTTTCTTGATGGGTCGACAAGGCCTAGAACCGATTCACATTGGATCTTGATGCTCCATCCGTCCTCTATTGTCAGTCCTCCCTTCCTCACCCATTAGTGAGAGTGTGTGGGTGGTTTTTGCTCAAATTTACTAAAACAAACAAATTTTGTTAAGTTTTAAGGTTAGATTGTTATTTTCCTCATAAACTGGACCGACTCGCTTCCTCCAATGAAAATTACAAAAATGGTTGCCCGCCAACGAGGTTCCTAAAAGTTAGATATGAGCCGATGAAGTCTAACCCTGATCTACTCGCAGTTGAGTTAATGCACTTTGAGGCATAACAAGTGAAAGGAAATGATGAAGCTTGTCGTCGCCTATTCAACTAAATCATATTATCTGTATCACTCTAATATCAACTCAGTGGAACGTTTGGGTTTAGACACCACCCACTCGAGCCAAGTTTCCATGCTGGAAAAGTAATGAACATACAACATGGCACACTTAGAGATTTACCACCGGCGTACATTTGCGATGTAGGCACGAGATTGCGTAAGCTTTCCCAATTAGTGATTTTAGTGGTCAGCTCTCTCGACAATTCATATGCAAACTGTGGACAAGTGTCGACGGATGCTCTTGTCTCCAAAGTTGACTCTCGGTGGTTGGACTGTCTGCTCGGTGTTCGGACGATTTCAGTTTGCATTGTATGCACTTACATCGTCTTTGCTGGTCAGCATTTATTTTTGTGACTATGAACCATAGGGCAAAAACCTCACAGGCTCACAGCCTTGCAACTTTATTTAATGTAGAGCATGAAACGGTACATAGTATACAACTTTATATCAGAAAAAGGAATAAGAGCAAGAACTACAGTGCAACTGACGCTTTAAGGTGGAAGGTGAGAAACCCATTTCAACAAATTATCCCTGAACCTAGACTTAATTCTATGCGCCAGCAAGGTTGTGTCATGCACAAATCCCCTCTTCCACTTATAGAAAGCGGGCCTCTTTTTTCTGAAGATTTTTGCATTCCTAGCGATCCAGATATTCCAGCAAGATAGGAAAACCACTTCAGGAAAGAAAGGTTTTTTAAGGACATGCAATATTTGCTGCCTGGAGCATATGCAGTTTTGGATGAACAGTAAATTGCTAAACAATACTAATATAAATTTAAAAAATCTGGTTCTTTTTACAACACACATCTAGGAATGTTCTACTCCCACGCAAATTTTCGTGAAGAAATAACATTCCATGTGCACATAACAGAAAAAAAAACAGTAGCATGAAAAGGTGTTTTTAAGCATTTTGGGTTGCTTGTTTTGTTTTTCTAATGAAAATTCTGTGAATGTGATCTCTTCAAGAAAATTTATACATAGGAAGAACACTCAAGAATGTTTGTCTACAATTTTTTGTGATATTTTtgccatttttcagaatttactgtTCGAACAAGTGCAAGTGCATTTGCGCCTGGGACCAGAAGGGCACTTTTGTTATCGAAATCCTTCCTAGCCTAACTAGCAATACTCCTCATATCATCTTCTGACTGCAAATCCACTTGCAAGTAGTTCCAGGCTCTAATactaaaattaaattgaaagaACAAATGATCTCTATCTACCCTAGAGCCAAAGCAACACATCACACAAGTAGTTCCGTTAGCTGTAATTGCTCGATGTGGATCATCATTGCTCTTTTCTTTGCACGTCAAAGCATTCCATCAGCCATGTATAACTTTATTTTTACCGGTGTAGTACTTTCTATGTTCCGTTAATGCTAGTTGTGGTCATTCTAGTCGTGCAGAGGTCAGGTGTGTGCTCATCGTGTTTTGTATCCTATTGATACTACACGGTATACAACCTTGTATACTTCCCTTGCCATAACCAAAAAAGTGGACGTCTAGCCTCCTTGGGGGAATATCAGGTGCTACCACACATTAGGTGCTATCATGCTATCACTTTTCCATAAACACATCTAAATGTTTCaaataattccaaaaaaattatgagTGTTCACAAGACATGTCTCTACAAATTGTGAAAAATTCAAATCAAGATTTGAAACACGAAAGAAGAAACGGAAAAAAATCAGCATAAATGGTGTCACAAAAAGCAGAAGTCAAAATGTTAGTAttcatttgtttgtgttttgaccgTTGAATCTCACATCCACGGCTGAGCTCGCCCTGCAGCACACGAGCTTAGCAACTCCCGTAGCACCTGATATTCTCCTGTCGGGACTCTGATCCTAAGTcagaccgatctagcatgtaacacatcatatcactttgcggcctcacgcacggtatccccacgggtgccaccttacctcgcccaggaccgtttgcgccttttggctcacgtatatgatagtgtcgctagcatctatatgacagagaatccaggccgacatgactagtcgtgaacccaaagtggcactaacttacagggacatgcatacatgaatcaacctcgagcatgtcggtcaacagcatatgaatccgggctgtagcaactgggctaacaggactccgggaacccgggctgtagcaggctaacaggactccggatgtctccgcatgacatttccccgaagggacagacacatgaacaaagtgaatcacatgccggcgagTCTAAGTGTtttggagcagtagtgctgggctagcaggactccggtaaaccaggctgtagcggactaccaaggctcagtggaagcactagactacatttccccgtaagagaggctaccaaggataaacaactagattgtcggatcccacacatagcaatacacgttacacgtacgcataacatgcaagtatgtgctgtacaacatggcatcacaacataattcCAACTCATATAAATAAAGGcctagaagagccacatagcattcaatacaaataggggtctcatgacccatcattcagagcatacaaacaatggaagcattacatgtatgagtacagacaactacaaaagaaaaaggctgagaagcctgactatccacaagaccctcccaagggtataagatcgtagctgggatacaagctacttgtcgaagtcactagtgtaaccaattGCAAaagataaataagcaaacgtgagtacgaaggtactcagcaagtcttacatcagaactatctacatatgcaacattatcaacaaagggggtggtggagttttaacagcaacaagccagctttgactgagtggctaacctatactacaagtatcagaaacttctttgaggtgagaaggcgcacacgagtccacatatttacCATATCAAAACTCCACTATGGATCtgttcccgtctccctatgagaaggccatccatagcactcacgcttatcttgcgtacttcagagtatccacttcaagttgtctatgtactacataagtcctccaagtttccatatccgaggaaaatggctattcgaatagataatgataaccctgcaggggtgtacttcttcacacacgctctcaccacttatcgccttgtacacgtcatgtacctcagcaaccttcaagcggaagcttggcgtgggtgtcggccacgatctgactaaccacacaagtctctcgtccaggtttatcgcctattcgagttccatccgcaaggagttccggccgaagtctccagtacggccccaaacgatgtgtgcagggttcccaagcccaccatccgggtgccacttggtacaccgtgccacggtgcctagtctgtcccaagcccgtcccgtcggacaccacctggtagacaactagcactacctacaaacgccagaaactagttgcaactcttggacagagatcaagtagattaataagccgagaggggccggataaccggaacccaatgtggtatagtaactggacttggataacatacacagaacttagTGCTTAggaacggttccaatgagacaacccaccatgtactcctacatggcctctcatcgctacctttaccaaaacgtgttcacacacttagcctttatcagtaggacatgttcaccactccgattcattcccgatgaatcagacctgacacaactctaagcatagctgacataaagaaaacaagcatggatgagcaggcacatgaaggctcaagcaactcctactcatgctagtgggtttcaactatttactgtggcaatgacaggtcatgcaaaggaatgggttcaactaccgcagcagaaaagtagcagttgaatcgtttttgtcctaatgcattataaggagcaggagcgagagagtgggattttttgaaatgctcaaggggggttgcttgcctgatagatcaacgaaggggcactgctcctctgacaggtactcgggaacaccttccggagtggaacctatcgagaagaaacggtgctggcaatcaatacacaaacaaatgcaacaatatgatgcatgaacatgacatgtgcaaatgctagtgtttgggctaatgcaagatgctaccaagttggttgatgcccatttgaatcaaagattcaaatgcaattcaaaatgaagcatttaacatgcccatattatgttttcacttatacaacatGTATAAGTTGATTTTTCATGCAcggaactggcataaatggattccttgcatttttctgatcatttttcatatataaattatttcattctgagctacggttgaatttctatgaattttagaagtttatatcattttctggattttcctaatttattttaatgccagaaaataaataactacgtcagcactacgtcagcatgacgtaagcgagtcaacggggctgaccaggtcaaacctgaccaatgggtcccactggtcagtgacccagtcaactaagttagttagtcctaactaactgggcagggcccactagttagTGACTGTaataactaacctaactagttaattagtgctaactagagtaattagtcggCCGGGCCCCGCAagttagtgagagagagagagggcgaggtcaaaccgggcagtggggtcaacccatgcCGGTCAACGGTCagtggtcgccggcgtttagccgccggcgagtccaaacGCGGCGGTGCGCTGCGAGTTTTGCCTATAGGGCGCCATTTGGCGCGCGGAGCGCAGCTATGgggtgcggacgctcgtccgcatccaaccatgATGGTGGCGCGGctggggagtggccggagtggcgccgACGACGACGagtgcagcggccggagttcggccgtcgAGCGAAACGGCGTTGCAGGGAACAGCAGGAGCCGCGGGTGGTCACGGTCGACTCCTGGGAACGTGCTGAGCACGGTGGCGCGCTCGGTTACGGTGGCcatggcggcgacatggacggcggctggAAGCTCACGGCTCTGGCGTTTGACGTGGCTAGGGAGAGCAAAACGCGCGTGGAGAAAGGGGGAAACGAAGAGAAGCTCACGACGGAGTCGATGGTGGTcttggcgagctcggggacgcactAGAGACGGCGGGGCGGTgaagacgatctccggtggccggggatgaagacgacgtcgatggagGTGCTctagggcctcccgaggcgcgtggcttgacAGAGAGAtagccggcgacgtggcggagcttctAGGCACGACGGGCGGTCGAGGGGATGGCGGGGAGCATGTgggcagcgaacggcggcgacgggcgcgttcggCTGGTCGcgccttagagagagagagagagagaggagggagggcgctcgagggagagagagggagaggtgcagggggttGTGGCGTCCACAGCGGCGTCGGGAAGGGGAcaagcaggcagggagagaggaggTGGCCACGGCGCGCGCGTGGCCACAGGCGCTgggcacgcgcctctcgtcctcctggcgagaggagggatATGACTGGCACGAGCCCGGTGGAGTGGGCTGCTACAGTGTGGGCCAGGTAAGAACCAGGTAAGGggttttccctttttttgttttcttttctatttctgacatttgtttttgacTTAAAATAATACTAGC
This window harbors:
- the LOC119351974 gene encoding FCS-Like Zinc finger 2-like, encoding MAASAACSFFFDAEQLGEPGMPAMDACALCAKPLARDSDVFMYRGDTPYCSEECRHEEMHLDAVCARQAARRLQRFSAETESHRGQRHSRKKVSVAS